A stretch of the Photobacterium sp. CCB-ST2H9 genome encodes the following:
- the yejK gene encoding nucleoid-associated protein YejK has product MSLTLSNVILHQFLKNGQDELSVQLREQELEHSDTTTELVAELHRVYSSKGAKGFGRFAEDSEFGFWLKQYRQGDLDFLSFSNQSAQRLQSELVKYPFADAGTLVLAQYQSLATDYLFIGLLPTCHSMKVTDQLDISATDYLDVSKMEIVARIDLSSWETDPECNRYLTFIKGRVGRKVADFFLDFLQAEVGLDVKVQNQVLMQAVEDFCADSRMDKEEKQQYRKQVYDYCNGQLQSGEEVAIKELAGELPASDEGVDFYQFTSNQGYELEETFPADRSAMRKLTKFVGSGGGLTINFDSMLLGERIFYDAETDTLTIKGTPPNLKDQLQRRLNSDN; this is encoded by the coding sequence ATGAGTCTCACGCTTTCAAACGTCATCCTGCATCAGTTCCTGAAGAATGGTCAGGATGAGCTCTCCGTTCAGCTCAGAGAACAGGAGCTAGAACATTCCGACACCACGACAGAACTGGTTGCCGAGTTGCACCGTGTTTACAGCAGCAAAGGAGCCAAAGGTTTTGGGCGCTTTGCTGAGGACAGCGAATTTGGTTTCTGGCTGAAACAATACCGCCAGGGTGACCTGGATTTTCTGTCGTTTTCGAACCAGTCGGCGCAGCGTCTTCAGTCTGAATTAGTGAAATACCCTTTTGCTGATGCAGGTACTTTAGTGCTGGCACAGTACCAGTCGCTGGCGACTGATTATTTGTTTATCGGCTTGCTGCCGACCTGCCATAGCATGAAAGTGACTGATCAACTGGATATTAGCGCGACAGATTATCTGGATGTCAGCAAAATGGAAATTGTGGCCCGAATTGATTTGTCATCCTGGGAGACAGATCCAGAATGTAACCGCTACCTGACGTTTATCAAGGGGCGTGTCGGCCGGAAAGTCGCAGACTTTTTTCTGGATTTCCTGCAGGCGGAAGTTGGTCTGGATGTGAAAGTGCAGAATCAGGTACTGATGCAGGCGGTTGAAGATTTTTGTGCTGATTCCCGGATGGACAAAGAAGAGAAGCAGCAGTACCGCAAGCAAGTTTATGATTACTGTAATGGCCAGTTGCAATCGGGTGAAGAGGTTGCGATCAAAGAGCTTGCGGGCGAACTTCCTGCTTCAGATGAAGGTGTGGATTTTTATCAGTTCACTTCAAATCAGGGATATGAACTTGAGGAGACCTTCCCGGCAGACCGATCGGCGATGCGTAAACTGACGAAGTTTGTTGGCTCCGGTGGCGGATTGACTATCAATTTTGACAGCATGTTGCTGGGTGAGCGTATTTTTTACGATGCAGAAACAGATACCCTGACGATCAAAGGCACTCCGCCAAACCTGAAAGATCAGCTTCAGCGTCGGCTGAACAGCGACAACTGA
- a CDS encoding porin: MSKKFHVTALAVAAALTSLQAQSAGFQVGEHSASGLGRAFAGEAAIADNAAVLARNPAASTMFKERAISGAFSIVDPAIDVESVDRDQIANDIAPPGFVPAGYYIQPINDKLAFGLGMFSNYGVTTDYSPAFHAGSLAGKTSLITVNFNPSLGYRVNEQLSLGAGISAIYGKAELNRHYGDLALAVPGADPTDKTIRMEGDSWGFGWNVGALFELDEDNRFGLSYRSRTDLDFDGDFTDYSGRITGTPNNKVPGDLTVVLPAIAEFSGFHQLNSQWAVHYSVQWTQYSKFEELRATGSQCTPGYNNNAGLCLLKEEDYDDAFRYAIGTTYTINPEWTVRGGYAYDEQAGQPTLSIPDTDRNWFTAGATYNVNSKLSVDVGIAYLIADELTFTEDDIKFESRGGAIIGSGQVNYRF; encoded by the coding sequence ATGTCCAAAAAGTTTCATGTTACCGCACTCGCCGTGGCCGCCGCGCTGACGTCCCTCCAGGCTCAAAGTGCCGGTTTCCAGGTAGGCGAGCACTCAGCCAGCGGACTAGGCCGAGCTTTCGCAGGTGAGGCCGCAATTGCAGACAACGCCGCAGTTTTAGCCCGTAACCCGGCTGCATCGACCATGTTCAAAGAGCGCGCAATTTCTGGTGCCTTTAGTATTGTTGACCCGGCGATTGATGTGGAAAGTGTCGACCGCGATCAGATCGCCAATGACATCGCACCTCCGGGCTTTGTACCTGCGGGATACTATATTCAGCCCATCAATGACAAGCTGGCATTTGGTCTGGGAATGTTCTCAAACTATGGCGTTACGACAGACTACAGCCCAGCTTTCCATGCAGGTTCACTTGCAGGGAAAACATCTCTGATTACCGTAAACTTCAATCCGAGCCTTGGTTATCGTGTGAATGAGCAACTGAGTCTTGGGGCGGGGATCAGCGCAATTTATGGCAAAGCTGAACTGAACCGCCATTATGGTGATCTCGCACTTGCTGTCCCAGGTGCAGACCCAACTGACAAAACTATTCGCATGGAAGGGGACAGCTGGGGATTTGGCTGGAATGTCGGCGCTCTCTTTGAGCTGGATGAAGACAACCGCTTCGGCCTGAGCTATCGCTCACGAACAGACCTGGACTTTGACGGCGATTTCACCGATTACTCCGGCCGTATTACCGGCACGCCAAACAACAAAGTCCCGGGCGATCTGACCGTTGTCCTTCCGGCGATTGCTGAATTTTCTGGTTTTCATCAGCTCAATTCGCAATGGGCTGTCCATTACAGTGTTCAATGGACCCAGTACAGCAAATTTGAAGAGCTGCGCGCAACCGGCAGTCAATGTACTCCGGGTTATAACAACAACGCTGGCCTGTGTCTGCTGAAAGAAGAAGATTATGACGACGCTTTCCGCTACGCGATTGGTACCACTTACACCATCAATCCGGAGTGGACAGTTCGTGGCGGATACGCATACGACGAGCAAGCAGGTCAGCCAACACTGAGCATTCCTGATACTGACCGTAACTGGTTCACGGCTGGTGCCACCTACAACGTCAATTCAAAATTGTCTGTTGACGTTGGTATCGCCTATCTGATCGCTGATGAACTGACTTTCACCGAAGATGACATCAAGTTTGAATCCAGGGGCGGTGCAATTATTGGTTCCGGTCAAGTTAACTACCGTTTCTAA
- the asd gene encoding aspartate-semialdehyde dehydrogenase, with protein MKVGLIGWRGMVGSVLMQRMVEEKDFDHIEPVFFSTSQVGIPAPNFGKDAGMLQDAFDIEALKKLDAIITCQGGSYTEKVYPALRQAGWKGYWIDAASTLRMDDQTIITLDPVNFDQIQQGIHTGVRSFAGGNCTVSLMLMAVGGLFQAGLVEWMTSQTYQAASGAGAKNMRELISQMGVINDCVTSELANPATSILDIDRKVAQTMRSADFPASEFGVPLAGSLIPWIDVKRDNGQSKEEWKGGVETNKILGTGNSPIAIDGTCVRIGAMRCHSQALTLKLKKNVPLDEIEGIIASHNDWVKVIPNERDITMQELSPTKVTGTLSVPVGRLRKLAMGDDFLNAFTVGDQLLWGAAEPLRRTLRIILAEKA; from the coding sequence ATGAAAGTTGGTTTGATCGGTTGGCGCGGTATGGTCGGTTCCGTACTGATGCAACGTATGGTGGAAGAAAAAGATTTCGACCATATTGAACCTGTTTTCTTTTCAACCTCTCAGGTGGGTATCCCTGCGCCAAACTTCGGTAAAGATGCGGGAATGCTTCAGGATGCGTTCGATATTGAAGCGCTGAAGAAGCTGGATGCCATTATTACCTGTCAGGGTGGTAGCTATACCGAGAAAGTTTATCCGGCACTGCGCCAGGCAGGCTGGAAAGGTTACTGGATTGATGCAGCCTCGACGCTGCGTATGGATGATCAAACGATCATCACTCTGGATCCGGTCAACTTTGATCAGATTCAGCAAGGTATTCACACCGGTGTTCGTTCGTTTGCCGGTGGTAACTGTACGGTCAGCCTGATGCTGATGGCTGTGGGTGGTCTGTTCCAGGCGGGTCTGGTTGAGTGGATGACTTCACAAACTTATCAGGCCGCGTCCGGTGCGGGTGCGAAGAACATGCGTGAGCTGATCAGCCAGATGGGTGTGATCAACGATTGCGTGACCAGTGAGCTTGCTAATCCGGCGACCTCGATTCTGGATATCGATCGTAAAGTTGCGCAAACCATGCGTTCAGCTGATTTCCCTGCTTCTGAGTTTGGTGTACCGCTGGCGGGCTCGCTGATTCCTTGGATCGATGTGAAGCGTGACAATGGTCAAAGCAAGGAAGAGTGGAAAGGCGGTGTTGAAACGAACAAGATTCTCGGCACTGGTAACAGCCCGATTGCGATTGACGGGACTTGTGTTCGTATCGGTGCAATGCGCTGTCACAGCCAGGCGCTGACCCTGAAGCTGAAGAAGAATGTTCCGCTGGATGAAATCGAAGGCATCATTGCGTCTCATAACGATTGGGTCAAAGTGATTCCGAATGAGCGTGATATCACGATGCAGGAGTTGTCTCCAACGAAAGTGACGGGGACGCTGTCTGTACCGGTTGGCCGTTTACGTAAACTGGCGATGGGTGATGATTTCCTGAATGCCTTTACGGTCGGTGACCAGCTGCTGTGGGGTGCTGCTGAACCGCTGCGTCGCACACTGCGTATTATCCTGGCCGAAAAAGCCTGA
- a CDS encoding VolA/Pla-1 family phospholipase yields the protein MNKKLLALLVASSFALYGCGDEQGLSGSPTIDPDIKNSLSAETKIDFNLLSEKKIVITPSYMAMDLPDGTLKTESKAASDVNDLGDPAVAWGKTDGWSTTQPIIINFTGNDLAAETAADSFYLIKSGDPTNSSDTTTPEILSAANGDFVVTASGKTLTVILTKPLEPASNYMYAVTEDLKDAKGQPVGMTNSYAVIKNIGQVPDPLLKKPQAITHAVETTMATVAGVQKNKIIFSNWFTTASVGEVLYAAKSASALALKFGAGNIWHGSAIADGISQSDLNEMFQMTVPTSSGTTSGGNLVYTGTIKLPYFLEKDPTKFSNTPWQSAMPSLAKISNILSEGSDADKATIAQQLAALEISTDDLKAVKTDPATQVRVLKALTGATLTKADGSQLDTERLITRYSPVPKLKAVDTVEYTLVLPSNTATCATGTSTVSIYQHGITSTKATVTALADSVIGAGCQAIFAIDHPLHGTRGIGGKSASSGNPEMYLNLASLTVARDNMRQSTIDVLNLRAGVALVFQKLGTAIQSGDTATIAAMGPLARLNPLSKVGFVGHSLGAITGINVADAANRTLNDATGDAAYAIDKVALANPGAGIPYLLLQSGQFGDFIKGSLLYKASADFQKFCTDNSLADAAACFKAFETALVNAGDPAGALAKAYAQFSQFAYVAQGVLDTVDPINTSLQVSADLPVYLTQVEDDSTIPNLLAQPGTAGSVVTGTSILLPYSPFGGTLPLLQTMSLVPTTASINGQTVRNAVLFDNTGSHSSLLNGDGLTNEMQSQISSFLNGDGTVMTVTDNSHINSAP from the coding sequence ATGAACAAAAAATTACTCGCCCTGCTGGTTGCTTCCAGCTTTGCACTTTACGGTTGTGGTGATGAACAAGGCCTGAGCGGTTCTCCGACGATCGATCCGGATATTAAAAACAGCCTGAGTGCTGAAACAAAAATTGATTTTAATTTGCTCTCAGAAAAAAAAATCGTCATTACACCGAGCTATATGGCGATGGATCTGCCTGACGGTACTCTCAAAACAGAAAGTAAAGCAGCTTCCGACGTGAACGACCTCGGTGATCCTGCAGTGGCCTGGGGTAAAACAGATGGCTGGAGTACCACTCAGCCAATCATCATCAACTTTACCGGGAATGATCTGGCAGCAGAAACGGCGGCAGACAGTTTCTACTTGATTAAATCCGGTGATCCAACAAACTCGTCTGACACCACGACACCAGAAATTCTGTCGGCAGCCAACGGAGACTTTGTCGTTACCGCTTCCGGAAAAACACTGACCGTCATTCTCACCAAGCCTTTAGAGCCGGCCAGCAACTATATGTATGCGGTCACTGAAGATTTAAAAGATGCCAAAGGCCAGCCCGTGGGTATGACCAACTCATACGCTGTGATCAAAAATATTGGCCAAGTTCCTGACCCGCTGTTGAAAAAGCCTCAGGCCATCACGCATGCTGTTGAAACAACAATGGCGACAGTTGCCGGTGTGCAGAAAAATAAAATTATTTTCTCAAACTGGTTTACCACGGCTTCGGTCGGTGAAGTGCTATACGCTGCAAAATCTGCTTCAGCATTGGCGCTCAAGTTTGGTGCAGGCAATATCTGGCATGGCAGTGCCATCGCTGATGGAATCAGTCAGTCAGATTTGAACGAAATGTTCCAGATGACAGTACCTACCAGCTCCGGTACGACTAGTGGTGGTAATCTGGTGTACACCGGAACGATCAAGCTGCCTTACTTCCTGGAAAAAGATCCAACCAAGTTCAGCAATACGCCATGGCAAAGCGCGATGCCGAGCCTGGCAAAAATCTCTAACATTCTGAGCGAAGGTTCTGATGCCGATAAAGCAACGATTGCTCAACAATTAGCTGCTTTAGAGATCTCAACCGATGATCTGAAAGCGGTGAAAACCGATCCGGCAACACAAGTGCGCGTACTGAAAGCTTTGACTGGTGCCACCTTAACCAAAGCAGATGGTTCTCAGCTGGATACAGAACGACTGATTACCCGCTACAGCCCTGTGCCTAAGCTAAAGGCTGTAGATACTGTCGAGTACACATTAGTCTTGCCATCAAATACGGCAACCTGCGCAACCGGCACAAGTACAGTGTCCATCTATCAACATGGTATTACCTCGACGAAAGCGACAGTCACAGCGTTGGCCGATAGTGTCATTGGGGCAGGTTGCCAAGCGATTTTTGCCATTGATCATCCATTACATGGTACCCGAGGCATTGGTGGTAAGAGTGCTTCTTCAGGTAACCCGGAGATGTATCTGAACCTTGCTTCACTCACTGTCGCCAGGGACAACATGCGCCAAAGCACCATTGATGTGCTAAACCTCCGTGCAGGTGTTGCGCTGGTCTTTCAGAAACTGGGAACAGCGATTCAAAGTGGTGACACTGCGACTATTGCCGCCATGGGACCACTGGCAAGACTGAACCCACTCAGTAAAGTTGGTTTTGTCGGCCATTCATTAGGGGCAATCACCGGCATTAATGTCGCCGATGCAGCCAACAGAACCCTGAACGACGCAACCGGTGATGCTGCCTATGCGATCGATAAAGTTGCACTGGCTAATCCGGGCGCCGGGATTCCTTATCTGTTGCTGCAGTCGGGTCAGTTTGGAGACTTTATCAAGGGTTCTTTGCTGTACAAAGCAAGTGCAGACTTCCAGAAGTTCTGCACAGATAATTCACTTGCAGATGCAGCAGCTTGTTTCAAAGCATTTGAAACCGCTTTGGTCAACGCAGGGGATCCAGCAGGCGCTCTTGCAAAAGCCTATGCTCAATTCAGCCAATTTGCTTACGTTGCTCAGGGCGTACTGGATACAGTGGATCCAATCAACACTTCTCTGCAAGTGTCCGCCGATTTACCGGTCTACCTAACTCAGGTTGAAGATGATTCCACAATTCCAAATCTACTGGCACAACCAGGTACTGCCGGTTCTGTCGTCACAGGCACCAGCATCTTGCTGCCATACTCGCCGTTTGGCGGAACGCTGCCGCTGTTGCAGACAATGAGCCTTGTTCCGACAACCGCGTCTATCAACGGTCAGACCGTGCGAAATGCAGTGCTGTTTGATAATACAGGTTCACACAGTTCGCTTTTGAACGGTGATGGCTTAACGAATGAAATGCAAAGCCAGATCAGTTCATTCCTGAACGGTGATGGCACTGTAATGACAGTTACTGACAACTCACACATCAATTCGGCGCCATAA
- a CDS encoding OmpA family protein, giving the protein MTLPLKLGALSLALIGACSPAWAGKYYVATPGDSTWEMAVDTPLECRLQHQIPNFGQAEFTARASKKMNLDFELQMRRPLGQTSNVTLVSMPPRWRPGEAAEPLAKLKFFKQFDGYVGGQTAWTMLSELEEGKIPTFSYPDWQHRNERVEVGLSAVAFNTGYKTFSSCLANLLPYNFEDISFTVLHYDKNSDELNKASQKRLAQIADFIKYSTDIDLVLVATYSDASGGKNTNQTLSERRAEKLEQYFVSLGLPKDRIQVQGFGERRPIADNGTPIGRNKNRRVVISMGRTSSLM; this is encoded by the coding sequence ATGACGTTGCCATTAAAGCTGGGGGCTTTGTCTTTAGCACTGATAGGAGCCTGTTCACCGGCCTGGGCAGGAAAATATTATGTCGCGACACCCGGAGACTCGACTTGGGAGATGGCGGTCGATACCCCTTTAGAATGCCGGCTTCAGCATCAGATTCCGAATTTTGGCCAGGCTGAGTTTACTGCCCGCGCCAGTAAAAAAATGAATCTTGATTTTGAGCTTCAGATGCGTCGTCCGCTGGGGCAGACGAGTAATGTAACTCTGGTGTCGATGCCACCGCGATGGCGTCCCGGAGAAGCCGCCGAGCCTTTGGCGAAGCTGAAATTTTTCAAACAGTTTGATGGTTACGTCGGCGGACAGACAGCCTGGACCATGTTGTCGGAACTGGAAGAAGGGAAAATCCCTACATTCAGTTATCCCGACTGGCAGCACAGAAACGAACGAGTTGAAGTTGGGCTGTCAGCCGTTGCATTTAACACCGGATACAAAACTTTCAGCAGTTGTTTGGCGAATTTGCTGCCATACAACTTTGAAGATATTTCTTTCACCGTCCTTCACTATGACAAAAACAGCGATGAGCTGAACAAGGCATCGCAGAAACGGCTGGCGCAAATTGCTGACTTCATCAAGTACAGCACGGATATTGATCTGGTGCTGGTTGCGACTTACAGCGATGCTTCCGGCGGTAAGAATACCAATCAGACCCTGTCAGAACGCCGGGCTGAGAAGCTCGAGCAGTACTTTGTGTCTTTAGGATTGCCGAAAGATCGGATTCAGGTGCAGGGATTTGGCGAACGTCGTCCGATTGCGGACAACGGAACACCAATTGGACGAAATAAAAACCGCCGCGTGGTGATTTCTATGGGCAGAACCTCAAGTCTGATGTAA
- a CDS encoding YejL family protein, producing MPITSKYSNEKVEQILDDVFEVFEKHGASAELALMIVGNVATNIINADVPASQREAIAEKFAQALLTSIKKD from the coding sequence ATGCCAATTACATCAAAATACAGCAATGAAAAAGTGGAACAAATCCTTGATGATGTGTTCGAAGTGTTTGAAAAGCACGGCGCATCTGCAGAACTCGCACTGATGATTGTTGGTAACGTCGCAACCAATATTATCAATGCTGATGTTCCGGCCTCCCAGCGTGAAGCAATTGCTGAAAAATTCGCCCAAGCTCTGCTGACTTCAATCAAGAAAGATTGA
- a CDS encoding Grx4 family monothiol glutaredoxin — protein METIDKIKQQISENPILLYMKGSPKLPSCGFSSQASQALMACGEKFAYVDILQNPDIRAELPIYAQWPTFPQLWVEGELIGGCDIILEMFQKGELQPLIKEAAERRDSAEASE, from the coding sequence ATGGAAACCATCGATAAAATCAAGCAACAGATTTCAGAAAACCCAATTCTGTTGTACATGAAAGGATCACCAAAACTGCCAAGCTGCGGTTTTTCTTCACAGGCTTCTCAGGCACTGATGGCTTGCGGTGAAAAGTTTGCTTATGTTGATATCCTGCAAAACCCGGATATTCGTGCTGAGCTGCCAATTTATGCGCAATGGCCAACTTTCCCGCAGTTGTGGGTTGAAGGGGAGCTGATTGGCGGTTGTGACATCATTCTGGAAATGTTCCAGAAAGGTGAACTGCAGCCATTGATCAAAGAAGCGGCTGAACGTCGTGACAGCGCAGAAGCGTCTGAATAA
- the rnt gene encoding ribonuclease T — protein sequence MSQENTTNTLKSRFRGFFPVVVDVETAGFNASTDALLEICAVTLTMDEDGWLKPASTMHFHITPFEGAVIHQEALDFNGIKDPFSPLRGAVSEEEALKEIYKEIRKEQKAAGCSRAIMVAHNANFDHSFVMTASERASLKRIPFHPFATFDTAALSGLAFGQTVLAKACEAAGIPFDNKEAHSALYDTERTAELFCEIVNKWKKLGGWPVAPLQTDDAAQA from the coding sequence ATGAGCCAAGAAAACACAACAAATACCCTGAAAAGTCGCTTTCGTGGTTTCTTCCCTGTCGTCGTCGATGTGGAAACTGCCGGTTTCAATGCCAGTACAGATGCCCTGCTTGAGATTTGTGCCGTCACTTTAACCATGGACGAAGATGGATGGCTCAAACCTGCCAGCACAATGCATTTTCATATCACCCCTTTTGAAGGTGCCGTGATTCATCAGGAAGCGCTGGACTTCAATGGGATTAAAGATCCTTTCAGCCCTTTACGTGGTGCTGTTTCTGAAGAAGAAGCCCTGAAAGAGATCTACAAAGAAATCCGCAAAGAGCAGAAGGCGGCCGGCTGTTCCCGTGCCATTATGGTGGCCCATAACGCAAATTTTGATCACAGCTTCGTTATGACAGCCTCAGAACGCGCCAGTCTGAAACGTATCCCTTTCCATCCGTTTGCGACGTTTGACACAGCGGCACTCAGTGGCCTTGCATTCGGACAAACGGTGCTGGCGAAAGCCTGCGAGGCGGCCGGGATCCCATTTGATAACAAAGAAGCCCACTCAGCTCTCTATGATACGGAACGAACCGCAGAATTATTTTGTGAGATCGTTAACAAATGGAAAAAATTAGGCGGATGGCCTGTCGCACCGCTTCAAACAGATGATGCCGCACAAGCCTGA
- the sodB gene encoding superoxide dismutase [Fe] produces the protein MAFELPALPYAKNALEPHISQETLEYHHGKHHNTYVVKLNGLIEGTEYADKSLEEIIKTSTGGVFNNAAQIWNHTFYWHCLSPNGGGEPTGEVADAIVKAFGSFEDFKAKFTDAAINNFGSSWTWLVKKADGSLDIVNTSNAGTPLTEAGVTPLLTVDLWEHAYYIDYRNLRPDYMNAFWALVNWEFVTKNLAA, from the coding sequence ATGGCATTCGAACTACCTGCTCTACCGTACGCGAAAAACGCACTTGAGCCACACATCTCTCAAGAAACTCTGGAATATCACCACGGTAAGCACCACAACACCTACGTTGTGAAACTGAACGGCCTGATCGAAGGTACGGAGTACGCAGATAAATCTCTGGAAGAGATCATCAAAACTTCTACTGGCGGCGTTTTCAACAACGCAGCTCAAATCTGGAACCACACGTTCTACTGGCACTGCCTGAGCCCAAATGGTGGCGGTGAGCCAACTGGCGAAGTTGCTGACGCAATTGTAAAAGCGTTCGGTTCTTTCGAAGACTTCAAAGCGAAGTTCACTGATGCGGCTATCAACAACTTCGGTTCTTCATGGACCTGGCTGGTGAAGAAAGCTGACGGTTCTCTGGATATCGTCAATACTTCTAACGCAGGTACTCCGCTGACTGAAGCTGGTGTGACACCACTGCTGACCGTTGACCTGTGGGAACACGCTTACTACATCGACTACCGTAACCTGCGTCCAGACTACATGAACGCATTCTGGGCACTGGTAAACTGGGAATTCGTTACGAAGAACCTGGCTGCTTAA
- a CDS encoding Na+/H+ antiporter family protein, with translation MNPVVISVCVMLVLALMRVNVVVALTFSAILGGLVGGLSLTDTIAAFEGGLGGGATTALSYAMLGTFAVAISRSGITDVLAQKVIKRISGHHNAAAATGVKYSVLTILLLLSISSQNAIPVHIAFIPIVIPPLLHVFAKLKLDRRLIACVLTFGLVTPYMVLPVGFGGIFLNNILLKNLHDNGLDVAASQVPYAMILPAAGMLFGLLLATFVSYRKPREYSEEQILASEPEHAEINMQHVYVAMIAIAAALGVQLYSGSMIIGGLAGFMVFTVAGVIKWKETHDVFTKGVHMMAMIGFIMIAAAGFASVMKATGGVETLVSSLAHAIGDNKSLAALLMLVVGLLVTMGIGSSFSTIPILATIYVPLCLSFGFSPLATVALVGTAAALGDAGSPASDSTLGPTAGLNADGQHEHVWDTVVPTFIHYNLPLIAFGWIASMIL, from the coding sequence ATGAATCCTGTCGTTATTTCCGTCTGTGTCATGCTGGTGCTGGCGCTGATGCGAGTCAACGTCGTGGTCGCACTGACCTTCAGTGCCATCCTCGGCGGACTTGTCGGAGGGCTCTCCCTCACAGATACCATTGCAGCCTTTGAAGGCGGCCTGGGCGGTGGTGCTACTACGGCTCTCAGCTATGCCATGCTGGGTACTTTTGCTGTCGCCATCTCCCGTTCAGGCATTACCGATGTCCTGGCACAAAAAGTCATCAAACGGATCAGTGGTCACCACAATGCCGCTGCGGCGACAGGTGTGAAATACTCAGTACTGACAATTTTGCTGCTGCTGTCTATTTCGTCGCAAAACGCCATTCCGGTACACATTGCTTTTATCCCGATTGTAATTCCCCCTCTGCTGCATGTGTTTGCCAAACTGAAACTTGATCGCCGTCTGATCGCCTGTGTACTGACTTTTGGTCTGGTCACCCCTTACATGGTTCTCCCTGTTGGCTTTGGCGGAATTTTCCTCAACAATATCCTGCTGAAAAACCTGCACGACAATGGTCTGGATGTCGCTGCCAGCCAGGTGCCCTACGCGATGATTCTTCCTGCTGCGGGCATGCTGTTTGGCCTGTTGCTGGCAACTTTCGTCAGCTACCGCAAGCCGCGTGAATATTCAGAAGAGCAAATCCTTGCCAGTGAACCGGAGCATGCCGAAATCAACATGCAACATGTCTATGTTGCCATGATAGCCATCGCTGCAGCACTGGGTGTGCAACTCTACAGTGGCTCGATGATCATCGGGGGACTGGCTGGTTTCATGGTGTTTACTGTTGCAGGCGTGATCAAATGGAAGGAAACCCACGATGTGTTCACCAAAGGTGTTCACATGATGGCCATGATCGGTTTCATCATGATTGCCGCAGCAGGATTCGCTTCAGTCATGAAAGCTACCGGTGGTGTGGAAACGCTGGTCAGCTCACTGGCACATGCGATTGGCGACAATAAGAGTCTGGCAGCGCTGCTGATGCTGGTTGTTGGTCTGCTGGTCACCATGGGCATCGGTTCTTCATTCTCCACCATCCCGATTCTGGCGACCATTTATGTTCCGCTGTGCCTGAGCTTTGGTTTCTCACCACTCGCAACCGTGGCACTGGTCGGTACTGCAGCCGCACTGGGTGACGCAGGTTCACCAGCCTCAGACTCCACTCTGGGTCCGACAGCTGGGCTCAACGCAGACGGTCAGCATGAGCACGTCTGGGATACCGTGGTGCCAACTTTTATCCACTACAACCTGCCGCTGATTGCCTTCGGCTGGATCGCATCGATGATCCTGTAA